CCGCGCAGGACATCCAGAAACGCAATCAACGGCGGATCGAAGGGGCGCTGCTGGTGACGCTGCTGGAACTGTGCGTAGCGCGTTTCATCCACCGCATAGCGCCGCAGCGACGCGATCGATGCTTCCGCACTGGCCATGCCTGCGGCCACGGCTTCACCGGCGCGGTGAAAATCCGCGCTCGCAAATTCGCCCAGATCCGGCACCAGCAGCAGGTCGTCCGGACCGAGCGTGGCCAGCTGTGCATCGGTTTCGCGCTTCATCAGCGTCGTGAGCATTTGATTGGCGATGACGAAGGGCGAGTTGAGCTTGTCTTCGCTCGCCAGCGGTTCGCCGACATTGACCACGATCAGGCGTGTGGCGCCCAGGGCGCGGGCCACGTCGATTGGCACGTTGTCGACCACGCCGCCATCGACCATGAGCTTGCCGCGATAGCGAACCGGCGCAAATGCGCCGGGCACGGACATCGATGCCCGGATCGCCATGGCGAGGTCGCCGTCGGAGAAGATCACCTTGGCGCCATCGGCGATATCCGTGGCGACGGAGCGGAAGGGGATCGGCAGTTCGTCAAACGTCTTCAGCGTGGCGGTCGAGAGCATCAGGCGGCGCAGCAGCAACTGCATCTTCTGGCCCTGGATCATGCCGCGCGGCAGGGCGATGCTGCCGTCCTTGAGGCCCAGCTCGATGCCGCCGAGGAAACGAAGCTCGTCTTCCTTGCGCCGCATTGGCAATTCGGCGCGCGGAGGATCGTCGCGGAACATGTCTTTCCAGTCGATACCCTCGAGCACCCGCTCGATGTCATCGGCGTGGTAGCCCGCGGCATAGAGTCCGCCCACCACCGCGCCCATCGACGTGCCCGCGATGCAGTCGATCGGAATGCGTTCGCGCTCGAGCACCTTGAGCACGCCGATATGCGCCGCGCCGCGCGCGCCGCCGCCGCCGAGCACAAGGCAGGTTTTCGCGCCGGCCAGCGCGGGAATGCCCAGGAACAGGGCCAGGATCAGTCGGAAACAGTGTCGCATTATTTATTCCTGCCGCCGTGCGCAACGCTGCGCGCAGGCGTAGTCGGTGACGCCTGCCAGCGTCAGTCTTTCCACTTCAACGAGCAACCCATGCTGGGGTATTGCGGCACGACGGTCGTGCCCGTACGGGCGATCTCGACCATGGCGTCCACCAGCTCGCGTGCCTGTCCCGGCTGGCGTGCCGCGCGGTGGGCGGCATCCAGGCGGCCGCGGAAGCGCAGGTTCAGGTCAGCGTCGTAGCCGAAGAAGTCCGGCGTGCACACCGCACCGTAGGCGCGTGCCACGGACTGGTCTTCGTCATACAGGTAGGGGAAAGGGAACCCGGCGGTGTTGGCCAGCTCGCGCATCCGCTCGAAACTGTCTTCCGGATAGGCCCGGGCGTCGTTGCTGCTGATCGCCACCACGCCCACGCCCGCGGCCTGGATATCGCGGCAATCGGCAAGCAGCCGGTCCAGAATGGCCTTCACGTAAGGGCAATGATTGCATATGAACATCACCAGCAGCCCCTTGGGGCCCCGGCACCCGGCCAGGGAAAGGTGACCGCCGGACGTGGCCGGCAGCCGGAAATCCGGCGCGGGCGCGCCCAGTTCGGGGTCGGGAGTCTGTACGAGGGCCATCGGACGTTCCTGCCAGGGGAAGGCCGGGAGTTTAGCCGGCTCGCTGCAAACCCGCCCGAGCGCGTGTATGATTCGCGGTTCCATTCCATCCATTCATCC
This genomic stretch from Tahibacter amnicola harbors:
- a CDS encoding thioredoxin family protein, which gives rise to MALVQTPDPELGAPAPDFRLPATSGGHLSLAGCRGPKGLLVMFICNHCPYVKAILDRLLADCRDIQAAGVGVVAISSNDARAYPEDSFERMRELANTAGFPFPYLYDEDQSVARAYGAVCTPDFFGYDADLNLRFRGRLDAAHRAARQPGQARELVDAMVEIARTGTTVVPQYPSMGCSLKWKD